One segment of Bacteroidota bacterium DNA contains the following:
- a CDS encoding DUF1801 domain-containing protein encodes MNIQDQIKEYIASQPETKRSDIETLHKRILKALPKCKLWFLDGKDDKGKIVTNPNIGYGLLIIKYADGKTKEFYQVGISANTTGISVYIMGIQDKKYLPETYGKTIGKASVTGYCIKFKSLEDINIEILDVAIRDGVEQTTN; translated from the coding sequence ATGAATATTCAAGACCAAATCAAAGAATACATTGCTTCACAACCTGAGACAAAACGTTCAGACATCGAAACCTTGCATAAACGCATACTTAAAGCATTACCAAAATGTAAATTATGGTTTTTAGATGGTAAAGACGACAAAGGGAAAATTGTTACCAATCCTAATATTGGCTACGGACTTCTGATCATAAAATATGCTGACGGTAAAACCAAAGAATTCTACCAAGTTGGTATCAGTGCAAACACGACAGGAATATCTGTTTATATTATGGGTATTCAAGATAAAAAGTATTTACCTGAAACCTATGGAAAAACAATAGGTAAGGCAAGTGTAACGGGCTATTGTATTAAGTTCAAATCACTTGAAGACATTAATATTGAGATACTTGATGTTGCCATTCGAGACGGTGTTGAGCAGACAACAAACTGA
- a CDS encoding trimeric intracellular cation channel family protein, with protein MQLNFTILLDLIGTFAFAISGIRIASGKQIDWFGAFVIGLVTAIGGGTLRDILLETTPFWMTDAKYFLTVGVALVVTLLFKEKLFKWGNTLFLFDTIGLGLFTIVGITKSIDAGLPFWVCIVMGTITGSVGGVVRDVLLNEVPLIFRKDIYALACVAGGGVYFICSYLNLPTGLTEIIAALTVIVIRLLAVKFHIHLPQLQPMHKN; from the coding sequence TTGCAGCTAAACTTCACTATACTTTTAGACCTCATAGGCACATTCGCTTTTGCAATAAGTGGTATTCGGATAGCATCAGGTAAACAAATTGATTGGTTTGGTGCATTCGTTATTGGTTTGGTAACCGCTATTGGAGGAGGAACACTCAGAGACATATTGCTTGAAACTACCCCTTTTTGGATGACGGATGCCAAATATTTTCTGACCGTAGGAGTTGCCCTTGTTGTTACATTGCTGTTTAAAGAAAAACTATTTAAATGGGGCAATACATTGTTTTTGTTTGACACCATCGGACTTGGGTTATTTACAATAGTTGGTATTACCAAAAGCATCGATGCAGGACTACCTTTTTGGGTCTGTATTGTTATGGGAACAATTACAGGTTCTGTTGGTGGTGTAGTAAGAGATGTATTGCTAAACGAAGTGCCTTTGATTTTCCGAAAAGACATTTATGCTCTTGCGTGTGTTGCAGGTGGAGGAGTTTATTTCATATGTAGTTACCTTAACTTGCCGACAGGTTTGACAGAAATTATTGCTGCATTAACTGTAATTGTAATTCGATTGTTAGCCGTAAAATTTCATATTCATTTACCGCAGCTACAGCCAATGCACAAAAACTGA
- a CDS encoding DUF1254 domain-containing protein codes for MKKSSKFIPLICISALALMTSCNQNDKKAEDSKSELALTTEEVKDIAADGFVYGLPLAMNYAVMNEYAVDSTSSQYKAPFNQIKNEPRVYTYKDVAILSANSDTPYSVAWLDLRAEPVVITVPEVEKGRYYSVQLVDGNLYNRGYIGSRTTGNGAGTYVVVGPDWKGEMPTGFGQVFHSTTPFMLVIFRTQLFNPKDMPNVIKIQSGYNIQTLSAFQKQPAPAAAPKINFLPATAAEVKNNFWNYLNAALNYIPESDMDKDIRARLAKLGIGAGMTFDMTKLSTEQQQAMAEGMKAGDAKVTEFVAAGATDVNGWQVGSLWGDSDFYNGDWLKRAGGGRAGIYGNNAEEAMYLLGRKDAKGEILDGSKHNYTLTFPAGSLPPVNAFWSVTMYYGDNQLLVKNPIDRYLINTPMLSEMKKNKDGSMTLYIQKDSPGKDKESNWLPAPDGPIYLALRLYWPTPASEASSVLPPGKGSWGPPGVEVAD; via the coding sequence ATGAAAAAATCCTCAAAATTTATCCCTTTAATCTGTATAAGTGCATTGGCATTGATGACCAGTTGTAACCAAAACGATAAGAAAGCGGAAGATTCCAAATCTGAATTGGCACTGACTACTGAGGAAGTTAAGGATATCGCTGCTGACGGGTTCGTTTATGGTCTGCCTCTGGCAATGAACTATGCCGTAATGAATGAGTATGCGGTTGATTCAACTTCGAGTCAGTATAAAGCACCATTCAACCAAATAAAGAACGAGCCACGTGTTTATACTTATAAAGATGTGGCAATTCTCAGCGCAAACAGCGATACACCCTACTCGGTTGCATGGCTAGATTTACGTGCCGAGCCTGTAGTGATCACAGTACCGGAGGTAGAAAAAGGGCGCTACTATTCTGTACAATTGGTGGATGGTAACCTCTACAACAGAGGCTACATCGGCAGCCGTACAACAGGCAATGGAGCTGGAACTTATGTGGTGGTCGGTCCTGATTGGAAAGGCGAAATGCCAACTGGCTTCGGACAAGTATTTCATTCAACTACACCATTTATGTTGGTCATTTTCCGCACCCAGCTTTTCAATCCCAAGGATATGCCCAATGTGATAAAGATCCAATCTGGATACAATATCCAAACACTTTCAGCTTTTCAAAAACAACCTGCACCTGCTGCTGCACCTAAAATCAACTTCTTACCTGCGACTGCAGCCGAGGTGAAAAATAATTTTTGGAACTATCTAAATGCTGCGCTTAACTATATTCCTGAATCAGATATGGACAAGGACATTAGAGCCAGATTAGCCAAGTTAGGTATTGGTGCAGGGATGACATTTGACATGACAAAACTATCTACTGAGCAACAACAAGCTATGGCCGAAGGAATGAAAGCAGGCGATGCTAAAGTCACTGAATTTGTAGCTGCCGGCGCCACCGATGTGAATGGTTGGCAAGTAGGATCACTATGGGGAGATAGCGATTTCTATAATGGGGACTGGCTAAAACGTGCCGGAGGAGGCAGGGCAGGAATCTATGGAAATAATGCCGAAGAGGCTATGTATCTGTTAGGTCGAAAGGATGCAAAAGGTGAAATCCTGGATGGTAGCAAGCATAATTATACTCTCACTTTCCCAGCCGGTTCTTTACCACCTGTCAATGCATTTTGGTCGGTAACCATGTACTATGGCGACAATCAACTACTGGTCAAAAATCCGATTGACCGATATCTGATTAATACGCCAATGTTATCGGAAATGAAGAAAAACAAAGATGGCTCAATGACATTGTATATCCAGAAAGATTCTCCTGGCAAAGACAAAGAATCTAATTGGTTACCAGCACCGGATGGTCCTATCTATTTAGCACTGCGTTTATACTGGCCAACACCGGCGTCTGAAGCTTCTTCGGTATTACCTCCTGGTAAAGGAAGTTGGGGACCTCCGGGTGTGGAGGTTGCTGATTGA
- a CDS encoding DUF1254 domain-containing protein, whose product MKQQYYLSIAICLLTLFAWSCQNTNENKTNKNESGETSIESIKEKYNTNIPDKILTPDVVETRIGTLKFFDGYPSVETTEKLYDNLDFMRGVESFLNGIPATSIEGLRTGLQDVGVKNSNQVLIFDDLMDSNPLFLTGNTSTVYALAFLNLLESGPTVVEVPAGSGPGTVNDAYFRFVIDMGAPGPDRGKGGKYLILPPDYEGEIPAGYFVAKSTSYVNCIVLRGFLVDGKTDVSSKMYRDGLKIYPLKDKSNPPAMEFINGSKNDFNTIHANNYDFYTELNTVIQREPVSFLDPELRGLFASIGIQKGLTFAPDARMKAILIEAVAVGNATARAITFKTREESAALFKTGHWESAFIGGSYEWLKDEGNGGRFLDARTRFFYGATVNTPAMVLKMVGLGSQYALAVLDSKGNYLDGNKNYTLNIPANVPAKDFWSIVMYDPQTRSELQTDQPLPSISSQRTPLVKNEDGSVTLFFGPTNSAPKGMEANWLQSVSGKGFFVLFRLYGPLEPWFDKTWQPGDFEVVE is encoded by the coding sequence ATGAAACAACAATACTATCTTTCAATTGCAATCTGTTTGCTTACGCTGTTTGCTTGGAGTTGTCAAAATACAAATGAGAATAAAACAAACAAAAATGAAAGTGGAGAAACTTCAATAGAATCAATCAAAGAGAAGTATAATACAAACATCCCCGATAAAATATTGACGCCTGATGTGGTAGAGACAAGAATTGGAACTCTGAAATTCTTTGACGGATACCCATCAGTGGAAACCACAGAAAAACTTTATGACAACCTTGATTTTATGCGAGGAGTTGAGTCCTTCTTAAATGGAATTCCAGCAACGTCCATAGAAGGTTTGCGAACCGGTTTACAAGATGTGGGTGTAAAAAACTCTAATCAAGTATTAATTTTTGATGATCTGATGGATTCCAATCCCTTGTTTTTAACAGGTAACACCAGCACTGTATATGCCTTAGCTTTTTTGAACTTACTAGAAAGCGGACCCACAGTTGTGGAAGTGCCTGCGGGTTCTGGTCCAGGCACTGTAAATGATGCATATTTTAGGTTTGTGATTGATATGGGTGCGCCCGGACCAGACAGAGGAAAGGGAGGTAAATATTTGATTTTGCCACCGGATTATGAAGGAGAAATACCGGCAGGCTACTTTGTGGCGAAATCAACAAGCTATGTCAACTGCATTGTTCTTAGAGGATTTTTAGTGGATGGTAAAACCGATGTGTCTTCTAAAATGTATCGTGATGGCTTAAAAATATATCCACTTAAGGATAAAAGTAATCCTCCAGCAATGGAATTTATTAATGGTTCAAAGAATGATTTTAATACGATTCATGCTAACAACTATGATTTTTACACAGAATTAAATACCGTTATTCAGCGTGAACCTGTTTCATTTTTGGATCCTGAGTTAAGGGGACTATTTGCCAGTATTGGAATTCAAAAAGGATTGACTTTTGCTCCAGACGCACGAATGAAGGCTATCTTAATAGAAGCTGTTGCAGTTGGTAATGCTACTGCTCGTGCCATTACTTTTAAAACGAGAGAGGAATCTGCTGCATTATTTAAGACCGGACATTGGGAGTCAGCATTCATTGGCGGAAGCTATGAATGGTTAAAAGATGAAGGAAATGGAGGGCGTTTTTTAGATGCAAGAACAAGATTTTTCTATGGTGCTACTGTAAACACACCTGCCATGGTGTTAAAGATGGTTGGCTTAGGTTCGCAATATGCGTTAGCCGTTCTTGATTCAAAGGGAAATTATCTTGATGGCAATAAAAATTATACCCTAAACATTCCTGCAAATGTACCGGCAAAGGATTTTTGGTCGATTGTAATGTACGATCCTCAAACACGTTCAGAGCTGCAAACAGACCAACCTCTCCCAAGTATAAGTAGCCAAAGAACCCCACTTGTTAAGAATGAAGATGGCTCAGTTACTTTATTTTTTGGACCGACCAATAGTGCTCCCAAAGGAATGGAAGCCAACTGGTTACAGTCCGTATCCGGTAAAGGCTTTTTTGTTTTGTTTAGATTGTATGGCCCGCTAGAACCTTGGTTTGATAAAACATGGCAACCTGGTGATTTCGAGGTTGTAGAATAA
- a CDS encoding TetR/AcrR family transcriptional regulator, translated as MEYQFKIKMNAGLYIRNPEDTELGRKILKHSVELIYKLGFEAFNFKKLAEDIGSTEAGIYRYFENKHKLLIYITAWYFGWIGFQIAFQTNNIDVPKVKLRKIISILSSPIEDDKLTSYIDESLLHHVIVAEGSKAYLTKQVEENNKLQFFQPYKDLSTLIGNAILEYNPNYKFPKSLASTIVEIAHFQNFFMHNLSALTDFSKRDNETEIVEFLNDLVFSSIDKGTS; from the coding sequence ATGGAATATCAGTTCAAAATAAAAATGAATGCAGGTTTATATATTCGTAATCCTGAAGATACCGAGTTGGGAAGAAAAATTTTAAAACATAGTGTAGAGCTAATTTATAAGTTGGGTTTTGAAGCTTTCAACTTTAAAAAACTCGCTGAAGATATTGGTTCGACAGAAGCAGGTATTTATCGTTACTTTGAAAATAAACATAAATTATTAATCTACATTACTGCATGGTATTTTGGGTGGATTGGATTTCAAATCGCATTTCAAACAAATAACATAGATGTCCCTAAAGTTAAACTACGTAAAATAATAAGCATATTATCATCTCCAATTGAGGATGATAAACTAACAAGTTATATTGATGAAAGCTTGCTACATCATGTAATTGTTGCAGAAGGCTCGAAAGCCTATTTAACCAAGCAAGTAGAGGAAAATAACAAATTACAATTTTTTCAACCGTATAAGGATTTAAGTACATTGATTGGCAATGCTATTTTAGAATACAATCCTAATTATAAATTTCCTAAATCTTTAGCTTCTACGATTGTTGAAATAGCACACTTTCAGAACTTCTTTATGCATAATCTTTCAGCACTTACCGACTTTAGCAAAAGGGATAATGAGACTGAAATAGTTGAATTTTTAAATGATTTGGTTTTTTCAAGTATAGATAAGGGTACTTCATAA
- a CDS encoding VTT domain-containing protein, translated as MDVILEYLQHLLDPDWIMKNGGLYLVLLILFIETGIIIGFFLPGDPLLFISGMIISSANETPYPFANQFLNLLFWMMLFAVSTILGNFFGYWFGYKFKHKVNIKEDTWFLKRKHIQTAHDFYEKRGGFAIAIARFLPIVRTFAPIIAGTVEMNYKKFAFYNIIGAVVWVGSITSLGYVLGDIPWVKSNLEYIIIGLVIIVTSPIIIKLAKKKEKINHT; from the coding sequence ATGGATGTAATATTAGAATACCTTCAACACCTATTAGACCCTGATTGGATAATGAAAAATGGCGGATTATATTTAGTCTTGCTTATTTTATTTATTGAAACAGGCATTATAATTGGCTTTTTTCTGCCGGGGGATCCTCTTTTATTTATTTCGGGAATGATAATCTCCTCTGCTAATGAAACTCCATATCCTTTTGCCAATCAATTTCTTAATCTTCTGTTTTGGATGATGTTGTTTGCGGTCTCAACAATTCTGGGGAACTTCTTCGGGTACTGGTTTGGCTATAAATTCAAACATAAAGTAAACATAAAAGAAGACACCTGGTTTTTGAAAAGGAAACATATTCAAACAGCACACGATTTTTATGAAAAAAGAGGAGGCTTTGCCATTGCTATCGCCCGCTTTTTACCCATAGTAAGAACGTTTGCGCCAATCATAGCTGGAACAGTAGAAATGAACTATAAAAAGTTTGCATTTTATAATATTATCGGAGCGGTTGTATGGGTAGGCAGTATTACCTCACTAGGTTATGTTTTAGGCGATATTCCCTGGGTTAAAAGCAACTTAGAATATATTATTATAGGATTGGTTATAATAGTTACATCGCCTATAATAATAAAACTTGCCAAGAAAAAAGAAAAAATTAATCACACTTAA
- a CDS encoding zf-TFIIB domain-containing protein — protein MKCPNCNVSLVMADRSGIEIDYCPDCRGVWLDRGELDKIIERSSTNVKNIQPESYSERQNHSKDSDYRYKKKKGLLGELFDF, from the coding sequence ATGAAATGTCCTAATTGTAATGTATCCTTAGTAATGGCAGACCGTAGCGGGATAGAAATTGACTATTGTCCAGATTGTCGTGGAGTTTGGCTTGACCGTGGAGAACTTGATAAAATCATTGAACGATCTTCAACAAATGTCAAGAATATTCAGCCGGAAAGTTATTCTGAAAGGCAAAACCATTCAAAGGATAGTGACTATCGCTATAAGAAAAAGAAGGGATTATTGGGAGAATTATTTGACTTCTAA
- a CDS encoding T9SS type A sorting domain-containing protein: MQNRLYFKFTSISLALILAISLPLYSQNCENDSTGLIPIIDLESGYFSGFQGGLYFGNNHKPIQQVSNVNNAISKISPLNASGITDLDNGRVVLLSIGASNPKTEFESFQKITDTFSLINSYLTIVNGCDGGNGIQQINHPTNDYWSYVSNQLNSSGVNNLQVQVIWIEQENTTSQNYTFPSAPLDLMNDFKTLFKLLLQTYPNLQICYLSSRGYSGYIDNSSTPGLGLRQPRDYFNGWTLKWLIEAQIKGDTSLTFSGVKRNAPVLDWGAYLWADGKNPRNDGFKTECPDDVKPYDGLHWSESGNDKSGNAIFQKFYNDTEAIKWFLKVDYNTSFEEYNNTNFEIYPNPSKDFFFVKSNNNQLFDIYIYSTLGELIKVEKNITNNQIIKTDFPQGMYLLKIKTQTNELCTTKLIIG; this comes from the coding sequence ATGCAAAATAGATTATACTTTAAATTCACTTCAATCTCCCTCGCATTAATTCTGGCAATTTCATTACCTCTATATTCCCAAAACTGTGAGAATGACTCAACAGGACTAATTCCTATTATTGATTTAGAGAGTGGCTATTTCTCAGGATTTCAAGGTGGATTATACTTTGGCAACAACCACAAACCTATTCAGCAAGTTAGCAATGTAAACAATGCCATTTCGAAAATCTCGCCACTAAATGCATCCGGAATTACTGACCTTGATAATGGAAGAGTAGTTCTACTTTCAATTGGTGCATCAAATCCTAAAACTGAATTTGAAAGTTTTCAAAAAATTACAGATACGTTTAGTTTAATCAACTCCTATCTCACTATTGTAAATGGATGCGATGGCGGTAATGGAATACAACAAATAAATCACCCAACTAATGATTATTGGTCATACGTTAGTAATCAGCTTAACTCAAGTGGAGTAAATAATTTACAAGTACAAGTGATTTGGATTGAACAAGAAAATACCACTTCGCAGAATTATACTTTCCCCTCCGCTCCTCTTGATTTAATGAATGATTTTAAAACCTTATTTAAACTTCTGCTTCAAACTTATCCTAATCTGCAAATTTGTTATTTAAGCAGTCGTGGCTATTCAGGATATATTGACAATTCGAGTACGCCAGGCTTAGGACTTCGACAACCCAGAGACTATTTTAATGGCTGGACTTTAAAATGGTTAATTGAAGCTCAAATTAAAGGTGATACTAGCTTAACATTTAGTGGTGTAAAAAGAAACGCACCTGTGTTAGATTGGGGTGCGTATTTATGGGCCGATGGCAAAAATCCAAGAAACGATGGCTTCAAAACTGAATGTCCAGATGATGTTAAACCTTATGATGGATTGCATTGGTCAGAATCCGGAAATGATAAATCAGGTAACGCCATCTTCCAAAAATTTTATAATGATACCGAAGCAATAAAATGGTTTCTAAAAGTGGATTACAACACCTCCTTTGAAGAATACAATAATACCAACTTTGAAATTTATCCCAACCCAAGTAAGGATTTCTTTTTTGTGAAATCAAATAACAATCAATTGTTCGATATCTACATTTATTCTACTTTGGGTGAGTTAATAAAAGTCGAGAAAAATATAACCAACAATCAAATAATTAAAACTGATTTTCCACAAGGAATGTATTTGCTTAAAATAAAAACTCAAACTAACGAGTTATGCACTACTAAGCTGATAATAGGTTGA
- a CDS encoding T9SS type A sorting domain-containing protein gives MKNKFIFINLVLFIVLSAQLHSQDCSLDSTGLIPITDLGSGYYEGFQGGLYYGSNEKPVVQIENLNYGISNISPRNTYGDYDINNGNIVLLSIGASNPRTEFESFQNITDTFCLINPFLKIVNGGEGGQAIQKIIDTSNYYWQYVTDQLISNGVNNNQVQIIWLENDNSSSENYNFPSAPQELMIEFKQLFKILIDKYPNLQVCYLNGRGYGGYIESDSQVGNGLRFPRDYYNGWAMKWLIENQIMGDTSLAFIGTNRNAPVLDWSAYLWTDGANPRSDGLYTECTTDLKPADGLHWSPAGNDKLGMEIFERFYNDAEARKWFLKDSATISYDENKSSYFKFYPNPSDDLFYIRSNCSERFDVYMYSAIGELVKEEKNLINNPIIKSDLPQGVYLLVIKTETNEEFSYKMIIRR, from the coding sequence TTGAAAAATAAATTCATTTTTATAAACCTGGTATTATTTATTGTATTGTCTGCACAATTGCACTCACAAGACTGTTCGTTAGATTCAACCGGTTTAATTCCAATTACAGATTTAGGGAGCGGTTATTATGAAGGATTTCAAGGCGGATTATATTATGGAAGTAATGAAAAACCTGTTGTACAAATTGAAAATTTAAACTATGGCATTTCCAATATATCCCCCCGCAATACATACGGCGATTATGATATTAACAATGGTAATATTGTGCTGCTCTCTATAGGTGCATCCAATCCCAGAACTGAATTTGAAAGTTTTCAAAATATTACAGACACCTTTTGTTTAATTAATCCTTTTCTCAAAATTGTTAATGGCGGCGAAGGTGGACAAGCAATTCAAAAAATAATTGACACCAGTAATTATTATTGGCAATACGTAACCGACCAGTTAATTTCCAATGGCGTTAATAATAATCAAGTGCAAATAATTTGGCTTGAAAATGATAACTCTTCATCCGAAAATTATAACTTCCCTTCTGCACCTCAGGAATTAATGATTGAATTTAAACAGTTGTTTAAAATATTGATTGATAAATATCCGAATCTTCAAGTTTGTTATTTAAACGGTCGTGGATATGGAGGTTATATTGAAAGCGATAGTCAAGTAGGTAATGGACTTAGATTCCCCCGGGATTATTATAATGGTTGGGCAATGAAGTGGTTAATTGAAAATCAAATCATGGGCGATACTTCATTGGCATTTATAGGCACAAACAGAAATGCGCCTGTATTAGATTGGAGTGCTTATCTATGGACTGATGGTGCAAATCCACGAAGCGATGGTTTATATACGGAATGCACCACCGATTTAAAACCTGCAGATGGACTGCATTGGTCGCCGGCCGGAAATGACAAGTTAGGTATGGAAATCTTCGAAAGATTTTACAATGATGCTGAAGCAAGAAAATGGTTTCTAAAAGATAGCGCAACTATTTCCTATGATGAAAATAAGTCTAGTTATTTTAAATTTTATCCTAACCCAAGCGATGATTTATTTTATATAAGATCCAACTGCTCAGAGAGGTTTGATGTATATATGTATTCTGCAATTGGAGAATTAGTAAAAGAAGAAAAAAATCTGATAAATAATCCTATAATAAAATCAGATTTACCGCAGGGAGTTTATTTGCTGGTGATAAAAACAGAAACCAATGAAGAGTTCAGTTATAAAATGATAATACGCAGGTGA
- a CDS encoding antibiotic biosynthesis monooxygenase, with protein sequence MKCYYFIFLISITALWSCNNSESEENIFVLVKYKTQQNKNVEAVSALNTLISEVEKEDHFIQINMYVDPNDNSNILLSEQWDNEDYYKTEHMKTEHLQNFIEASSNFLAGPPEISFWKLNSSYK encoded by the coding sequence ATGAAATGCTATTATTTTATTTTCTTAATAAGCATAACTGCTTTATGGAGTTGTAATAATTCAGAATCCGAAGAAAATATATTTGTACTTGTAAAGTATAAAACTCAACAAAACAAAAACGTAGAAGCAGTTTCTGCATTAAATACACTTATCAGTGAAGTTGAGAAAGAAGACCACTTCATACAGATAAATATGTATGTGGATCCTAATGATAATTCTAATATCCTGCTTTCTGAACAATGGGATAATGAAGACTACTATAAAACCGAACACATGAAAACAGAACACCTGCAAAATTTTATAGAAGCATCTTCCAATTTCCTTGCAGGGCCTCCCGAAATCAGCTTTTGGAAATTAAATTCAAGCTATAAATAA
- the azu gene encoding azurin, with the protein MKNIKIKSTLLVLTICGTFLFSCTSKEKTETKSDEPVITEKQETPKSDTVRITLNADDKMKYDKSEIRVSEGQTVVLTLHHTGVMPVETMGHNFVLLTQGTKIPDFANEAIKAKDNHYIPTDGSQIIAHTEQIGGGGTTSITFKAPAKGEYDFLCTFPGHWATMKGKFIVE; encoded by the coding sequence ATGAAAAATATCAAAATCAAATCCACATTATTAGTGCTTACTATTTGCGGTACATTCCTTTTTTCTTGCACATCTAAAGAAAAAACAGAAACTAAAAGCGATGAACCTGTTATTACTGAAAAGCAGGAAACACCTAAATCAGATACAGTGAGAATTACACTGAATGCTGACGATAAAATGAAATATGACAAGTCAGAAATCAGAGTATCAGAAGGTCAAACAGTAGTTTTAACATTACACCACACAGGCGTAATGCCAGTTGAAACAATGGGACATAATTTTGTACTATTGACACAAGGAACAAAGATTCCTGATTTTGCTAACGAAGCAATTAAAGCCAAAGACAATCATTACATTCCAACTGACGGCAGCCAAATAATTGCCCATACAGAGCAAATCGGTGGTGGTGGAACTACCTCGATTACTTTTAAGGCTCCGGCAAAAGGCGAGTATGATTTCTTATGTACTTTCCCAGGACATTGGGCTACAATGAAAGGAAAGTTTATCGTTGAATAA
- a CDS encoding SDR family oxidoreductase produces MKILLTGVTGYIAQHLLPVLLKNGNEVICCVRNKNKFDYEKYSTSKLSVIETDFLKEETLQHIPIDIDVAYYLIHSMSTQSGDFETMEEKCATNFKNRIAQTNVKQVIYLSGISNADELSKHLTSRKNVESILSNSTFALTTLKAGIIVGSGSASFEIIRDLVEKLPMMIAPRWLKTKCQPISIRNVVEFLVGVIGNTETYNKSYDIGGPDILSYKEMLLRFAKIRGLKRKIFIVPVMTPKISSYWLYFVTSTSYALATNLVNSMKIEVICQPNNLAVMLNIQPLNYYDSIKLAFDKIEQTQVFLSWNDFQTNNIFREGSTKLIEVPVHGCFKEIRSVKLENSATSLEKIWAIGGKRGWYYNNWLWKVRGYLDQFAGGVGLRRGRINDTEIFSNDTLDFWRVLIANKKEKRLLLFAEMKLPGEAWLEFKIDENDILTQTATLRPLGLWGRLYWYAVFPFHKLIFNGMINKIAEPKPYK; encoded by the coding sequence ATGAAAATATTACTTACGGGAGTAACCGGATATATTGCACAACACCTATTGCCGGTTTTATTGAAAAACGGAAATGAAGTAATCTGTTGCGTGAGAAATAAAAATAAATTTGATTATGAGAAATATTCTACCTCTAAGCTTTCAGTTATTGAAACCGATTTTTTAAAAGAAGAAACTTTACAGCATATTCCAATTGATATTGATGTAGCATATTATCTCATTCATTCCATGTCAACACAAAGTGGTGACTTTGAAACTATGGAAGAAAAATGTGCAACAAATTTTAAAAATCGCATTGCACAAACAAATGTCAAACAAGTAATTTATCTAAGTGGAATAAGTAATGCTGATGAGTTATCTAAGCATTTGACTTCCAGAAAAAATGTTGAAAGCATTTTATCAAACTCCACGTTTGCACTCACTACTCTAAAAGCAGGAATAATTGTGGGGTCCGGAAGTGCTTCGTTTGAAATCATTCGGGATTTGGTAGAAAAATTACCAATGATGATTGCGCCCCGATGGTTAAAAACAAAATGTCAACCTATATCAATTCGAAATGTAGTTGAGTTTTTAGTTGGTGTAATTGGTAACACTGAAACTTATAATAAGAGCTATGATATTGGTGGTCCGGATATTTTAAGTTATAAAGAAATGCTTTTGCGATTTGCTAAAATAAGAGGGCTAAAAAGAAAAATATTTATCGTTCCGGTGATGACACCAAAAATATCTTCATACTGGTTATACTTTGTAACTTCTACCTCTTATGCACTTGCAACGAATTTGGTAAACAGTATGAAAATTGAAGTAATTTGCCAACCTAATAATTTAGCAGTAATGCTTAACATTCAACCACTGAATTATTACGACTCAATTAAACTAGCCTTTGACAAGATAGAACAAACACAAGTGTTTTTAAGCTGGAATGATTTTCAAACAAATAATATATTTCGTGAAGGCTCAACCAAATTAATTGAAGTTCCGGTGCATGGTTGTTTTAAAGAAATACGTTCTGTTAAGTTGGAAAACAGCGCAACATCACTCGAAAAAATATGGGCTATTGGTGGAAAAAGAGGTTGGTATTATAACAACTGGTTATGGAAAGTAAGAGGGTATTTAGATCAGTTCGCAGGAGGTGTTGGTTTGAGAAGAGGAAGAATAAACGACACCGAAATATTTTCAAATGATACGCTTGATTTTTGGCGTGTGCTTATAGCAAATAAAAAAGAAAAACGGTTGCTCTTGTTTGCAGAAATGAAATTGCCCGGCGAGGCTTGGTTAGAATTTAAAATTGATGAAAATGATATACTTACTCAAACTGCAACCCTTAGACCTTTAGGTTTATGGGGACGATTATATTGGTATGCAGTTTTTCCGTTTCACAAATTAATATTTAATGGAATGATTAATAAAATTGCGGAACCTAAGCCGTATAAATAA